A region from the Branchiostoma lanceolatum isolate klBraLanc5 chromosome 2, klBraLanc5.hap2, whole genome shotgun sequence genome encodes:
- the LOC136426669 gene encoding uncharacterized protein gives MVENEQVAGTSTGGVTPCGSFAIGSGKGHKKRPSPGPNPTDPKKKGPTTSSLPEILAKFLDESTREKQRAQQEMENIALQEQQPVDERVAWGQWLMSTCLRVPSAHFQQYQRDTFEATLRWIPREPTAQARPLSGPSALPPPQILASTQHTPQPTAAFVQHEGDQPQHVLGWMPPAPQATPVGVMTTLLDRTATTSSMTTVESRDAIDKSLEK, from the exons ATGGTCGAGAACGAACAGGTGGCGGGAACATCCACAGGCGGGGTGACTCCCTGTGGGTCTTTCGCCATTGGGTCTGGAAAGGGCCACAAGAAGCGTCCAAGTCCAGGTCCAAATCCAACGGACCCAAAGAAAAAGGGCCCCACAACTTCGAGCCTGCCAGAAATCCTGGCCAAGTTCTTGGATGAGTCGACTAGGGAGAAGCAGAGGGCACAGCAGGAG ATGGAAAACATCGCACTTCAGGAACAACAGCCAGTGGACGAAAGGGTGGCATGGGGCCAGTGGCTTATGTCCACTTGCCTCAGGGTGCCATCAGCGCACTTTCAGCAATATCAGAGGGACACCTTTGAGGCAACCCTCCGCTGGATACCCAGGGAACCGACAGCACAGGCAAGACCCCTCTCAGGACCCTCAGCCCTGCCCCCTCCACAGATCCTCGCCTCTACCCAACATACACCACAACCGACCGCGGCCTTTGTCCAGCACGAAGGGGACCAACCGCAACATGTGTTGGGCTGGATGCCGCCTGCCCCGCAAGCAACACCGGTTGGCGTT ATGACCACCTTGCTCGACCGTACGGCTACGACTTCTTCTATGACTACGGTAGAGTCCCGTGACGCCATTGACAAGTCCTTGGAGAAATAA